A window of Tautonia plasticadhaerens contains these coding sequences:
- a CDS encoding sigma 54-interacting transcriptional regulator: MAPARPSGPRRPETLLHLSSEPVFLLGPAGGVLYVNPAWEDLTGVPAAEFVRREADAAPGVPPDLLDAFRPPPEAVAGAPASTTVLIRRPDGQRAWRRLEFWPHRDREGRPLFLLGVARPADQAPIAPDSPSMRLRAELWRVREQLADRLGLEALIGRGPAHRRLLDQVEAASACPAPTLILGPPGSGKRQVARAIRKRSGRPDSSLLVIDCAALPAELVDRELFGPPSARPDGGDAPRLAPPEGSTVLLGEILALPRDVQARLAVAIADPDSRGVRLLSTTSGDPEAAVRDDRLRADLYFALTTMVIRLSPLRERLDELPLLAQHFLERSNQRDVPRRVGFRPEAVEVLVRYDWPGNLRELSRVVDASHDRSSDDLIGPDDLPASIRGHLGAAYLPPPTPEEHLPLDATLERLERRLIERALKLARGNKSLAAKKLHISRTRLHRRIHELGLGSEPEPDATDGEQAVDPVGD; this comes from the coding sequence ATGGCCCCCGCCCGCCCCTCGGGCCCGAGACGCCCCGAGACCCTGCTCCACCTGTCCTCCGAGCCGGTCTTCCTGCTCGGGCCGGCCGGCGGGGTCCTCTACGTCAACCCGGCCTGGGAGGACCTCACCGGAGTCCCGGCCGCCGAGTTCGTCCGGCGCGAGGCCGACGCCGCCCCCGGCGTCCCCCCGGACCTCCTCGACGCCTTCCGGCCCCCCCCCGAGGCGGTCGCCGGCGCCCCCGCGTCGACGACCGTCCTCATCCGGCGACCCGACGGCCAGCGGGCCTGGCGACGCCTGGAGTTCTGGCCCCACCGCGACCGCGAGGGCCGTCCCCTGTTCCTGCTGGGCGTCGCCCGTCCGGCCGACCAGGCGCCGATCGCCCCGGATTCCCCCTCGATGCGGCTCCGGGCCGAGCTCTGGAGGGTCCGGGAGCAGCTGGCCGACCGCCTGGGCCTGGAGGCGCTGATCGGCCGGGGTCCGGCCCACCGCCGGCTGCTGGACCAGGTCGAGGCCGCCTCGGCCTGCCCCGCGCCGACCCTGATCCTCGGCCCTCCCGGCTCGGGCAAGCGCCAGGTGGCCCGGGCGATCCGGAAGCGGTCGGGGCGGCCCGACTCGTCCCTGCTGGTGATCGATTGCGCGGCCCTGCCCGCCGAGCTGGTCGACCGGGAGCTATTCGGCCCCCCGTCCGCCCGGCCCGACGGCGGGGACGCCCCCCGCCTCGCCCCGCCCGAGGGCTCGACGGTGCTGCTCGGGGAGATCCTCGCCCTGCCCCGGGACGTCCAGGCCCGGCTCGCCGTCGCGATCGCCGACCCGGACTCCCGGGGCGTCCGGCTGTTGTCGACCACCTCGGGGGACCCGGAGGCGGCGGTCCGGGACGACCGCCTGAGGGCGGACCTCTACTTCGCCCTGACGACGATGGTCATCCGGCTCTCCCCGCTCCGGGAACGCCTGGACGAGCTGCCGTTGCTGGCTCAACACTTTTTGGAGCGGTCCAACCAGCGCGACGTGCCCCGGAGGGTCGGCTTCCGCCCCGAGGCGGTCGAGGTCCTGGTCCGGTACGACTGGCCGGGGAACCTCCGGGAGCTGTCCCGGGTGGTCGACGCCTCCCACGACCGCTCCTCCGACGACCTGATCGGCCCCGACGACCTGCCGGCCTCGATCCGGGGCCACCTGGGGGCCGCCTACCTCCCCCCGCCCACCCCCGAGGAGCACCTGCCGCTCGACGCCACCCTGGAACGCCTCGAACGTCGGCTCATCGAGCGGGCCTTGAAGCTGGCCCGGGGCAACAAGTCGCTCGCCGCCAAGAAGCTCCACATCTCCCGGACCCGGCTGCACCGCCGCATCCACGAGCTCGGGCTCGGCTCCGAACCCGAGCCTGACGCGACCGACGGCGAGCAGGCCGTCGACCCGGTCGGCGACTGA
- a CDS encoding S24 family peptidase codes for MARKKTSHSRLKLKSLISHRLREIRQELFGEHGGPELARRLNLPARTWYNYETGVTVPAEVLLAFIDQTGVNPVWLLSGEGPRYRRGVEDQVLSTLTPQELIRRGLEKLEQRPPSPPMDGQPGSGEFLTIGVVDPNDLAAEANPIRAIDSIFVYHGWLPRPSATVAIRVEDDAMHPILPVGSVVAIDRSIREPGGLEGRIVAARVEDRAVIRWLELSGRHLILRPNRPGPGSPTVALEPSALGKGSGPILGQVVWSWSRFA; via the coding sequence GTGGCACGAAAGAAAACTTCGCATAGTCGGCTCAAGCTCAAATCGCTTATCTCCCACCGATTGCGGGAGATCCGCCAGGAGTTGTTCGGCGAACACGGCGGCCCCGAGCTGGCCCGACGCCTCAACCTCCCGGCCCGCACCTGGTACAACTACGAGACCGGCGTCACCGTGCCGGCCGAGGTGCTGCTCGCCTTTATTGACCAGACCGGCGTCAACCCGGTCTGGCTCCTCTCGGGGGAGGGGCCCCGCTATCGCCGGGGCGTGGAGGACCAGGTCCTCTCCACCCTCACCCCCCAGGAGCTGATCCGGCGCGGCCTGGAGAAGCTGGAGCAGCGGCCCCCCTCCCCGCCGATGGACGGCCAGCCCGGCTCCGGGGAGTTCCTCACCATCGGCGTGGTCGACCCGAACGACCTGGCCGCCGAGGCGAACCCGATCCGGGCGATCGACTCGATCTTCGTCTATCACGGGTGGCTGCCCCGCCCCTCGGCCACCGTCGCCATCCGGGTGGAGGACGACGCCATGCACCCGATCCTGCCGGTCGGATCCGTCGTGGCGATCGACCGCTCGATCCGGGAGCCGGGCGGCCTGGAGGGCCGGATCGTCGCGGCCCGGGTCGAGGACCGCGCGGTGATCCGCTGGCTGGAACTGAGCGGCCGACACCTGATCCTCCGGCCCAATCGCCCCGGGCCGGGATCGCCCACGGTGGCCCTGGAGCCCTCGGCCCTCGGCAAGGGGTCCGGGCCGATCCTCGGCCAGGTGGTCTGGTCCTGGAGCCGATTCGCATGA
- a CDS encoding helix-turn-helix transcriptional regulator, which translates to MTTTGQPDRRGFDPEGTDRPLLDLIRRRGPLTIAEMASELGVTATAVRNRLSRLCGAGLVGRRAEHGGRGRPKYVYEASPEAHRRLGQNYADLAVVLWGEVMRNVGDRKVRRVLFARITDRLADLYRAEVRGLGWQERLEQLGTLLHGRGIETEVARRGDAMPVLELHSCPYFELAESDRDICSLERKMFEKVLGRSLKLSQCRLDGHRSCDFEAKAARPPAADPTQAHAG; encoded by the coding sequence ATGACGACGACCGGCCAGCCCGATCGCCGGGGGTTCGACCCCGAGGGCACGGACCGTCCCCTGCTGGACCTGATCCGCCGCCGGGGGCCGCTGACGATCGCCGAGATGGCCTCGGAGCTGGGGGTGACGGCCACGGCCGTCCGCAACCGGCTCTCCCGGCTCTGCGGCGCCGGGCTGGTGGGGCGTCGGGCGGAGCACGGCGGACGGGGCCGGCCGAAGTACGTCTACGAGGCCAGCCCCGAGGCCCATCGCCGCCTCGGCCAGAACTATGCCGACCTGGCGGTCGTACTCTGGGGGGAGGTGATGCGGAACGTGGGGGACCGCAAGGTGCGACGGGTCCTCTTCGCCCGGATCACCGACCGCCTGGCCGACCTCTACCGGGCCGAGGTCCGGGGGCTGGGCTGGCAGGAGCGGCTGGAACAGCTCGGCACCCTGCTGCACGGCCGGGGGATCGAGACCGAGGTCGCCCGGCGGGGGGACGCGATGCCCGTGCTGGAGCTGCATTCCTGCCCCTACTTCGAGCTGGCCGAGTCGGACCGGGACATCTGCTCCCTGGAGCGGAAGATGTTCGAGAAGGTCCTCGGCCGGTCGCTGAAGCTCAGCCAGTGCCGGCTCGACGGGCATCGTTCTTGCGACTTCGAGGCCAAGGCCGCCCGCCCACCCGCCGCCGACCCCACCCAGGCCCACGCCGGCTGA
- the sufC gene encoding Fe-S cluster assembly ATPase SufC, whose translation MSKVLEIKNLHVAIDGKEILKGVDLTIRQGEVHALMGPNGSGKSTLSYALMGHPNYEITGGSATLDGVDLADLEADERAKAGLFLAFQYPTSIPGVSVANFLRHAVSNVRKPDRKEGEELIPMREFRKELRASMDELGVDPDFARRYLNEGFSGGEKKRAEVLQLAMLKPAFAILDETDSGLDIDAVRIVSEGVNRVAERQGTGVLVITHYQRILTYIKPQFVHILFGGRIVENGGPELVDLLEREGYDWVRAKYPEAARDEDELEQHSGAAASAF comes from the coding sequence ATGAGCAAAGTCCTCGAGATCAAGAACCTGCACGTGGCCATCGACGGCAAGGAGATCCTCAAGGGGGTCGACCTGACGATCCGGCAGGGCGAGGTCCATGCGCTGATGGGCCCCAACGGCTCGGGCAAGAGCACCTTGAGCTACGCCCTGATGGGCCACCCCAATTACGAGATCACCGGGGGCTCGGCCACCCTCGACGGCGTGGACCTGGCGGACCTGGAGGCCGACGAACGGGCCAAGGCCGGCCTCTTCCTGGCCTTCCAGTACCCGACCTCGATCCCCGGCGTGAGCGTGGCCAACTTCCTCCGCCACGCCGTCTCCAACGTCCGCAAGCCGGACCGCAAGGAGGGCGAGGAGCTGATCCCGATGCGCGAGTTCCGCAAGGAGCTGCGCGCCTCGATGGACGAGCTGGGCGTCGACCCCGACTTCGCCCGCCGGTACCTCAACGAGGGATTCTCCGGCGGCGAGAAGAAGCGGGCCGAGGTGCTCCAGCTGGCGATGCTCAAGCCCGCCTTCGCCATCCTCGACGAGACGGACAGCGGCCTGGACATCGACGCCGTGCGGATCGTCTCCGAGGGGGTGAATCGCGTGGCCGAGCGCCAGGGGACCGGCGTGCTGGTGATCACGCACTACCAGCGGATCCTGACCTACATCAAGCCCCAGTTCGTCCACATCCTCTTCGGCGGGCGGATCGTCGAGAACGGCGGCCCCGAGCTGGTCGACCTGCTCGAACGCGAGGGCTACGACTGGGTCCGGGCCAAATACCCCGAGGCCGCCCGGGACGAGGACGAGCTGGAGCAGCACTCCGGCGCCGCCGCCTCGGCCTTCTGA
- the sufB gene encoding Fe-S cluster assembly protein SufB, translated as MATDLNAQVKGIKDEYKYGFRDSDANYNFKSQRGLTTETVHQISEMKGEPDWMRRIRLEALEVFRQKPTPTWGGALSELNFDDIYYYMKAADRQGKSWDDVPADIKRTFDKLGIPEAEKKFLAGVGAQYESEVVYHSLREDLQKLGVIFTDTDSAVREYPDLVREYFGTIIPHDDNKFAALNTAVWSGGSFVYIPAGVKVDIPLQAYFRINAESMGQFERTLMIVEEGAQVHYVEGCTAPMYTTESLHSAVVEILVKKGARCRYTTIQNWANNIYNLVTKRAVAHEDALMEWVDGNLGSRLTMKYPAVHMRGKGARGEILSIAFAGKGQHQDTGGKVVHEAPYTSSRIISKSISKNGGRSSYRGLLKVMDGAKGSKSNVVCDALILDPISRSDTYPYIEIDEDDVKIGHEASVSKIGEEQLFYLMSRGLSEAEASTLIVSGFIEPLVKELPMEYAVEMNKLIQLQMEGSVG; from the coding sequence ATGGCGACCGACCTCAATGCCCAGGTCAAGGGCATCAAGGACGAGTACAAGTACGGCTTCCGCGACTCGGACGCCAATTACAATTTCAAGAGCCAGCGGGGCCTGACCACGGAGACGGTCCACCAGATCTCCGAGATGAAGGGCGAGCCCGACTGGATGCGCCGGATCCGCCTGGAGGCCCTGGAGGTCTTCCGGCAGAAGCCGACCCCCACCTGGGGCGGGGCGCTCTCCGAGCTGAACTTCGACGACATCTACTACTACATGAAGGCCGCCGACCGGCAGGGCAAGTCCTGGGACGACGTGCCGGCCGACATCAAGCGGACCTTCGACAAGCTCGGCATCCCCGAGGCCGAGAAGAAGTTCCTCGCCGGGGTCGGCGCGCAGTACGAGTCTGAGGTCGTCTACCACAGCCTCCGCGAGGACCTCCAGAAGCTCGGCGTCATCTTCACCGACACCGACTCGGCGGTCCGCGAGTACCCGGACCTCGTCCGGGAGTACTTCGGCACGATCATCCCGCACGACGACAACAAGTTCGCCGCGCTCAACACGGCGGTCTGGTCGGGCGGGTCGTTCGTCTACATCCCGGCCGGGGTGAAGGTCGACATCCCGCTGCAGGCCTACTTCCGGATCAACGCCGAGAGCATGGGCCAGTTCGAGCGGACCCTGATGATCGTCGAGGAGGGGGCGCAGGTCCACTACGTCGAGGGCTGCACCGCCCCGATGTACACGACCGAGAGCCTGCATTCGGCCGTCGTGGAGATCCTCGTCAAGAAGGGGGCCCGTTGCCGGTACACGACCATCCAGAACTGGGCGAACAACATCTACAACCTCGTGACCAAGCGCGCCGTCGCCCACGAGGACGCCCTGATGGAGTGGGTCGACGGCAACCTCGGCAGCCGGCTGACCATGAAGTACCCGGCCGTCCACATGCGCGGCAAGGGGGCCCGCGGCGAGATCCTCTCGATCGCCTTCGCCGGCAAGGGCCAGCACCAGGACACCGGCGGCAAGGTGGTGCACGAGGCGCCCTATACCTCCAGCCGGATCATCTCCAAGTCGATCAGCAAGAATGGCGGGCGGTCCAGCTACCGGGGCCTGCTGAAGGTGATGGACGGGGCCAAGGGCTCGAAGTCCAACGTGGTCTGCGACGCGCTGATCCTCGACCCGATCAGCCGGTCGGACACGTACCCGTACATCGAGATCGACGAGGACGACGTCAAGATCGGCCACGAGGCCAGCGTCTCGAAGATCGGCGAGGAGCAGCTGTTCTACCTGATGAGCCGGGGGCTCTCGGAGGCCGAGGCCAGCACGCTGATCGTCTCCGGCTTCATCGAGCCGCTGGTCAAGGAGCTGCCGATGGAGTATGCCGTGGAGATGAACAAGCTGATCCAGCTCCAGATGGAAGGCTCCGTGGGCTGA
- a CDS encoding FkbM family methyltransferase yields MLRKIASKVAQSASFFSKTRTPIPLVLDSFKLKRRPFVAVDRDGVKLRLDPGRGDSFTFFEILIRRDYLRDGIALGPGDTVVDIGANLGAFSVIAARVVGPTGRVVAFEPSPDAFERLAENVALNGLDNVEAVPEAVGGEAGSAQLLVHGKSAYNSLFDAVDGRSSAHERTVSVTVRTLEQALDARGIGRVDLLKLDCEGAEYGILGSLPPGLARRIKQVAMETHEIPGHSAGELTDRLRALGFDVQPTYPLVAFNREFRPAERATVP; encoded by the coding sequence ATGCTCCGCAAGATCGCCTCGAAGGTCGCCCAGTCGGCCTCGTTCTTCTCGAAGACGAGGACGCCGATCCCGCTCGTGCTCGACAGCTTCAAGCTGAAACGACGGCCGTTCGTGGCGGTCGACCGGGACGGGGTGAAGCTCCGGCTCGACCCCGGACGGGGCGACAGCTTCACGTTCTTCGAGATCCTGATCCGGCGAGACTACCTCCGAGACGGCATCGCGCTGGGGCCCGGGGACACCGTGGTCGACATCGGCGCGAACCTCGGCGCGTTCTCCGTCATCGCCGCCCGGGTCGTCGGGCCGACCGGGAGGGTGGTCGCCTTCGAGCCCAGCCCCGACGCCTTCGAGCGCCTCGCGGAGAACGTCGCCCTCAACGGGCTGGACAACGTCGAGGCCGTGCCCGAGGCCGTCGGCGGCGAGGCCGGCTCGGCGCAGTTGCTCGTCCACGGCAAGTCCGCCTACAACTCGCTCTTCGACGCGGTCGACGGCAGGAGTTCCGCCCACGAGCGGACGGTCTCGGTCACGGTCCGGACGCTGGAGCAGGCCCTCGACGCCAGGGGGATCGGCCGCGTCGACCTGCTGAAGCTCGATTGCGAGGGGGCCGAGTACGGCATCCTCGGGTCGCTTCCCCCCGGGCTGGCGCGCCGGATCAAGCAGGTCGCCATGGAAACCCACGAGATCCCCGGCCACTCCGCCGGCGAGCTGACCGACCGGCTCCGGGCCCTCGGCTTCGACGTCCAACCGACCTACCCCCTGGTCGCCTTCAATCGCGAGTTCCGCCCGGCCGAGCGCGCGACCGTCCCCTGA
- the sufD gene encoding Fe-S cluster assembly protein SufD — MSSAPMTPAPGGFTDETFAAFLKGRDEPSWLADRRRSAFGRFKATPLPTLRDEEWRRTDLRALKLDQFAPPAPAEPSEAARAALEPAYRGLDSLYGTGIALVDGHAARSPDPSKLGGAVFVDLASAVQEHGELLKDLLMTEAFRDDADAFAALHAACWTGGALLYVPKGVKVETPLFHLVGLSAEGGADLSHTLVVLEEGAEATLVQETIGLDRGKAPGLHVGGVELILRRGSRLRFVNIQNWDTSTWHLSRERAVVGPDAALQWTVGGLGSRLAKVNQEVALVGRGARAQVNGVMFPTGRQNLTYITRQDHVAPNTTSDLLYKGGLKDRSRLVWRGMIKVEPDAQHTDAYQKNDNLVLDADARADSIPGLEIEANEVRCTHGATAGPVDPEMVFYARSRGVDEATATRLIVEGFFANVYDRISVEPVREALALAVAQKLELGSAPTLASAEAAGV; from the coding sequence ATGAGCAGCGCACCCATGACCCCCGCCCCCGGCGGCTTCACCGACGAGACCTTCGCCGCATTCCTCAAGGGCCGGGATGAGCCGAGCTGGCTGGCCGACCGCCGCCGGTCGGCCTTCGGGCGCTTCAAGGCCACCCCCCTGCCCACGCTCCGGGACGAGGAGTGGCGGCGGACCGACCTCCGGGCACTGAAGCTCGACCAGTTCGCCCCCCCCGCCCCCGCCGAGCCCTCCGAGGCGGCCCGGGCCGCCCTGGAGCCCGCCTACCGGGGGCTCGACTCGCTCTACGGGACGGGGATCGCCCTGGTCGACGGCCACGCCGCGCGGTCCCCCGACCCGTCGAAGCTCGGGGGGGCGGTCTTCGTCGACCTGGCCTCGGCGGTCCAGGAGCACGGCGAGCTGCTCAAGGACCTGCTGATGACCGAGGCGTTCCGGGACGACGCCGACGCCTTCGCCGCCCTGCACGCCGCCTGCTGGACCGGCGGCGCCCTGCTCTACGTGCCGAAGGGCGTGAAGGTGGAGACGCCGCTGTTCCACCTCGTCGGCCTGTCGGCGGAGGGGGGCGCGGACCTGAGTCACACCCTCGTCGTGCTGGAGGAAGGGGCCGAGGCGACGCTCGTCCAGGAGACGATCGGCCTCGATCGCGGCAAGGCGCCCGGGCTGCACGTCGGCGGGGTCGAGCTGATCCTCCGGCGGGGATCCCGCCTGCGGTTCGTCAACATCCAGAACTGGGACACCTCCACCTGGCACCTCAGCCGGGAGCGGGCGGTGGTCGGCCCGGACGCGGCGTTGCAGTGGACCGTCGGCGGCCTGGGCTCGAGGCTGGCGAAGGTGAACCAGGAGGTGGCGCTGGTCGGCCGGGGGGCGAGGGCCCAGGTCAACGGCGTGATGTTCCCCACGGGGAGGCAGAACCTCACCTACATCACCCGGCAAGACCACGTCGCCCCGAACACCACCAGCGACCTGCTCTACAAGGGCGGCCTGAAGGACAGGTCCCGGCTGGTCTGGCGGGGCATGATCAAGGTCGAACCAGACGCCCAGCACACCGACGCCTACCAGAAGAATGACAACCTCGTGCTCGACGCCGACGCCCGGGCCGACTCCATCCCGGGGTTGGAGATCGAGGCCAACGAGGTCCGCTGCACCCACGGCGCCACCGCCGGTCCGGTCGACCCCGAGATGGTCTTCTACGCCCGGTCCCGGGGGGTCGACGAGGCCACGGCCACCCGGCTGATCGTCGAGGGCTTCTTCGCCAACGTCTACGACCGGATCAGCGTCGAGCCGGTGCGGGAGGCCCTCGCCCTGGCCGTCGCCCAGAAGCTGGAGCTGGGCAGCGCGCCGACACTCGCCTCGGCCGAGGCCGCCGGCGTCTGA
- a CDS encoding sulfurtransferase yields MSDYAHPEALVSADWVEQHRDDPKVRIVESDEDVLLYDMGHVPGAVKIDWQGDLQDQLIRDYIDAEKFADICSRSGIAADTTVVFYGDKSNWWACYAFWAFKLFGHDDCRIMNGGRKLWLDQERELSRDTPSYPRTDYVVKGADASKIRIFRDDVLAHMKAGKKMIDVRSPGEYTGELLHMPDYPQEGSLRAGHIPGAKSVPWTRAVNEDGTFKSADELKAIFEGECGLDQSDEVVAYCRIGERSSLTWFVLTYLLGYPKVRNYDGSWTEWGNLVGVPIAKGNE; encoded by the coding sequence ATGTCCGACTACGCCCACCCCGAGGCCCTCGTCTCCGCCGACTGGGTCGAGCAGCACCGGGATGACCCCAAGGTCCGGATCGTCGAGAGCGACGAGGACGTGCTCCTCTATGACATGGGACACGTCCCCGGCGCCGTGAAGATCGACTGGCAGGGGGACCTCCAGGACCAGCTGATCCGGGACTACATCGACGCCGAGAAGTTCGCCGACATCTGCTCCCGGTCCGGGATCGCCGCCGACACCACCGTGGTCTTCTACGGCGACAAGTCGAACTGGTGGGCCTGCTACGCCTTCTGGGCCTTCAAGCTGTTCGGGCACGACGACTGCCGGATCATGAATGGCGGCCGCAAGCTCTGGCTCGACCAGGAACGCGAGCTGAGCAGGGACACCCCCAGCTACCCCCGCACCGACTACGTCGTGAAGGGCGCGGACGCGTCCAAGATCCGGATCTTCCGGGACGACGTGCTCGCCCACATGAAGGCCGGCAAGAAGATGATCGACGTCCGCAGCCCCGGCGAGTACACCGGGGAGCTGCTGCACATGCCCGACTATCCCCAGGAGGGCTCCCTCCGGGCCGGCCACATCCCCGGCGCCAAGAGCGTCCCCTGGACCCGGGCGGTCAACGAGGACGGCACCTTCAAGTCGGCCGACGAACTGAAGGCGATCTTCGAGGGGGAGTGCGGCCTCGATCAGTCCGACGAGGTGGTCGCCTACTGCCGGATCGGCGAGCGGTCGAGCCTCACCTGGTTCGTCCTGACCTACCTGCTCGGCTACCCGAAGGTCCGCAACTACGACGGCTCCTGGACCGAGTGGGGTAACCTCGTCGGCGTGCCGATCGCCAAGGGGAACGAGTAA
- a CDS encoding SufE family protein has protein sequence MPAALDELVEELRDADRQERIELLIDLANDLPPLPDRLSHHKDEAHRVPECQSPVFLFLEREGPKVRIFAEVPPEAPTVRGFVCLLVQGLDGATAAEILDVPNDLIQRTGMAELLGMQRASGLAGVLRRLKLMVARAESDDPASN, from the coding sequence GTGCCCGCCGCGCTCGACGAACTCGTCGAGGAGCTTCGAGACGCCGACCGCCAGGAACGCATCGAGCTCCTCATCGACCTGGCCAACGACCTGCCCCCGCTGCCCGACCGCCTCTCCCACCACAAGGACGAGGCGCACCGGGTGCCGGAATGTCAGTCGCCGGTCTTCCTGTTCCTGGAGCGCGAGGGGCCGAAGGTCCGGATCTTCGCCGAGGTGCCCCCGGAGGCGCCGACCGTCCGGGGGTTCGTCTGCCTGCTGGTCCAGGGGCTCGACGGGGCGACCGCGGCCGAGATCCTCGACGTGCCCAACGACCTGATCCAGCGGACCGGCATGGCCGAATTGCTCGGCATGCAGCGCGCCAGCGGCCTGGCCGGCGTGCTCCGACGCCTCAAGCTGATGGTGGCCCGGGCGGAATCCGACGACCCGGCCTCGAACTGA
- a CDS encoding metal-sulfur cluster assembly factor: MSDETTPQADPTTTPEATQGPDQEDILTALKAVKDPEIGVNIVDLGLIYAVQTREGEVDVEMTLTTPACPAGPQILGEATQVIESLQGVSKANVKLVMSPPWSPDRMSEDARDELGMF; the protein is encoded by the coding sequence ATGTCCGACGAGACCACGCCCCAGGCCGACCCGACGACCACTCCCGAAGCGACGCAGGGCCCCGACCAGGAGGACATCCTGACCGCGCTCAAGGCGGTGAAGGATCCGGAGATCGGCGTCAACATCGTCGACCTCGGGCTGATCTACGCCGTCCAGACCCGGGAGGGGGAGGTCGACGTGGAGATGACCCTCACCACCCCCGCCTGCCCGGCCGGCCCCCAGATCCTCGGCGAAGCGACGCAGGTGATCGAGTCGCTCCAAGGGGTCTCCAAGGCCAACGTGAAGCTCGTGATGAGCCCCCCCTGGTCTCCCGACCGGATGTCCGAGGACGCCCGGGACGAGCTGGGGATGTTCTGA
- a CDS encoding DNA topoisomerase 2-like domain-containing protein, giving the protein MRDFEKPIGRVWRRLRFQRFLSSLVWCLAGALLLAGVGIALEKFSVRAIPGADWMPFAVAGGAGVALAGLIALLSGPSRVDAAVAIDRAFHLNERLGTALTLPDHLRETPAGRALLEDTRRHLSSIDVASRFGPRLPKAAWLPLVTGMLAVGILFVPELSRATADSRAALEPDQLEEIARQADALNKRIAEARKKLDSSEYAESDKLLVEIEKAADELAKAPPQEKEQALIKLNKLTNALDERQKQIGDSQQVSKKLQQLDQMTSDGPADDFARELAKGDFAQAAEKVKELRDKLLSGKMTDREKEDLKQQLAEMKEQLEQLANLDERKKQLEEAKERGAISQEQFDQQMAKLNDQAEDLKKLQQLADQLGQAQQQMSQGDMQKAAQALGMSQEQLQSMADDLAELEMLDSAMADIQSAKDGMTGGDGLNQIGSRLDGMNAFGQGMGMGDGSGNGLGQGRGQGDRPIAADNTSTFNTKVKQQLGPGKAVQEGFGPPNAQTVGESIIEAQAAIEANSSAQAEALSNQKVPRHIEQHVQNYLDTFRDDD; this is encoded by the coding sequence TTGCGAGACTTCGAGAAGCCGATCGGCAGGGTGTGGCGGCGGTTGCGGTTCCAGCGGTTCCTGTCGAGCCTGGTCTGGTGCCTGGCCGGGGCGTTGCTGCTGGCGGGTGTCGGCATCGCGTTGGAGAAATTCTCGGTGCGGGCGATCCCGGGGGCCGACTGGATGCCGTTCGCGGTGGCCGGGGGGGCCGGGGTCGCGCTGGCGGGGCTGATCGCCCTGCTGAGCGGCCCGAGCCGGGTGGACGCCGCCGTGGCGATCGACCGCGCCTTCCACCTCAATGAGCGGCTCGGCACCGCGCTGACCCTGCCCGATCACCTCCGGGAGACGCCCGCCGGCCGGGCCTTGCTGGAGGACACGCGCAGGCACCTGTCCTCGATCGACGTGGCCTCGCGGTTCGGCCCCCGGCTGCCGAAGGCCGCCTGGCTGCCGCTGGTGACGGGGATGCTGGCCGTCGGCATCCTGTTCGTCCCCGAGCTGTCGCGGGCGACGGCCGATTCGAGGGCGGCGCTGGAGCCGGACCAGCTCGAAGAGATCGCCCGCCAGGCCGACGCCCTGAACAAGCGGATCGCCGAGGCCCGCAAGAAGCTCGACTCGTCCGAGTACGCGGAGAGCGACAAGCTGCTCGTCGAGATCGAGAAGGCCGCCGACGAGCTGGCCAAGGCCCCTCCCCAGGAGAAGGAGCAGGCCCTCATCAAGCTGAACAAGCTGACCAACGCGCTGGACGAGCGTCAGAAGCAGATCGGCGACTCCCAGCAGGTCAGCAAGAAGCTCCAGCAGCTCGACCAGATGACCTCCGACGGCCCCGCCGACGACTTCGCCCGGGAGCTGGCCAAGGGGGACTTCGCCCAGGCGGCCGAGAAGGTCAAGGAGCTGCGCGACAAGCTCCTCTCCGGCAAGATGACCGACCGGGAGAAGGAGGACCTCAAGCAGCAGCTCGCGGAGATGAAGGAGCAGCTCGAACAGCTCGCCAACCTCGACGAGCGGAAGAAGCAGCTGGAAGAGGCCAAGGAGCGGGGCGCCATCAGCCAGGAGCAGTTCGACCAGCAGATGGCCAAGCTCAACGACCAGGCCGAGGACCTGAAGAAGCTCCAGCAGCTCGCCGACCAGCTCGGCCAGGCCCAACAGCAGATGTCCCAGGGGGACATGCAGAAGGCCGCCCAGGCGCTGGGGATGAGCCAGGAACAGCTCCAGTCGATGGCCGACGACCTGGCCGAGCTGGAGATGCTCGACTCCGCGATGGCCGACATCCAGTCGGCCAAGGACGGCATGACCGGCGGCGACGGCCTGAACCAGATCGGCTCCCGGCTGGACGGCATGAACGCCTTCGGCCAGGGCATGGGCATGGGAGACGGCAGCGGCAACGGGCTCGGCCAGGGCCGGGGCCAGGGGGACCGCCCCATCGCCGCCGACAACACGAGCACCTTCAACACCAAGGTCAAGCAGCAGCTCGGCCCCGGCAAGGCGGTGCAGGAAGGCTTCGGGCCGCCCAACGCCCAGACCGTCGGCGAGAGCATCATCGAGGCCCAGGCCGCCATCGAGGCCAACTCCTCCGCACAGGCCGAGGCCCTCTCCAACCAGAAGGTCCCCCGGCACATCGAGCAGCACGTCCAGAACTACCTGGACACCTTCCGGGACGACGACTGA